GGCATTCCAGGCGCAGGTCGACGTCGCAGGTCCGTATGACCATCGCCGGAGCGGGCATCCTGGCCACGGCGGCCGTCGCCACCACGGTGGCCATCGCCTCGGCGGGAGAAGCGCCCCGCGCACGCGATAGCGTGACGACGAAGAGCGCCAAGGCGGGAGCTGATCACGCCGTCTTCGTACAGGGCAACGAGCTCGCCGGAAACACCATCCACGTCTTCAAGCGCGGTGACGACGGCAAACTGACCCCCGGTGGCACCTACGCGACCGGCGGCAAGGGCGGGGACCAAGTCGACGCCCCCACCGACTCCCTCGCCTCCCAGGGTTCACTCGTCTACGACCGGCGCTCGCATCTGCTGCTGGCGGTCAACGCGGGCAGTGGCACCGTGACCTCGTTCCGGGTCGAGGGGCAGAAACTGACGGACCGGCGGGTGGTGCGCTCGGGCGGGGACTTCCCCTCGTCCATCGCGGTGTCCGGCAACCTCGCCTACGTCATGAACGCGGGCGGCGAGGGCAGCGTCCAGGGCTTTAAGATCACGGCCAACGGGATCGAACCGCTGGGCGGTTCGTATCGCTCCCTGGGGCTGAAGAACGACAAGGTGCCCTTGTTCAGCAGCTCACCCGGCCAGGTCGTCTTCACTCCCCGGGGCCGTGAACTGGTCGTCACCACGAAGTCGGCCAACACCATCGAGGTGTTCCCGATGCGCGGTGACGGACGCCCCGCGCACCGGGCGAGGATCAACGCCTCGGCCGGCGGCGTGCCGTTCGCGATCACCTTCGACAAGGCGGGCCGGATGCTGGTGGCCGAAGCGGAGAAATCGACGGTCAGTACGTACAAGGTGCTCGCCGACGGCCGCCTCAAGGTCGTCCAGAAGCCGCTGGCCAACGGGCAGAACACGCTGTGCTGGCTGGAACGCGCCGGTGACTTCTTCTACGGCGGCAACACCGGCAACTCGACCGTCACCGGCTACCGCACCAACCAGCACGGCAGGCTCGCGCTCACCAACGAGGTCGGTATCGCCACCCCGCCGTCAGCGATGTCCCAGGGCGTCATCGACCTGGCGGTGACGCAGGACGAGAAGTTCCTGTACGTACAGAACGGGACCTCCGGCACCATCGACGGCTTCCGTATCGGCAGGAACGGCTCCCTCACCAAGGTCACCACGGCCACCGGACTGCCCCCCTTCGCCGAGTCCGGCATGGAAGGAATAACCGCGGTCTAGACACGCCGCACCCCGGCCCAGCGCCCTGGACCCCCCTCCCGGGACATCCAATCCATTCGGTCGCAGCAGGAGTCATCGACGACGGTCACCGTGCGCCGATCCGCCGCTGAGGCGTGCAGGCCGAACGTTCCCTGCCCAATGAGATATCAACGGGGACTGGCGGGTGAACCCCGCCCGGACAATTCTGCGAACTAGGACGTGTCTCTCAACTTCGTTGAGGAATCAGGGGCTTCGCGGATGCTCGAAGACTCATGACGTGGCATTCATGAGCACCCCGCAC
This is a stretch of genomic DNA from Streptomyces sp. NBC_00285. It encodes these proteins:
- a CDS encoding lactonase family protein, coding for MSRHSRRRSTSQVRMTIAGAGILATAAVATTVAIASAGEAPRARDSVTTKSAKAGADHAVFVQGNELAGNTIHVFKRGDDGKLTPGGTYATGGKGGDQVDAPTDSLASQGSLVYDRRSHLLLAVNAGSGTVTSFRVEGQKLTDRRVVRSGGDFPSSIAVSGNLAYVMNAGGEGSVQGFKITANGIEPLGGSYRSLGLKNDKVPLFSSSPGQVVFTPRGRELVVTTKSANTIEVFPMRGDGRPAHRARINASAGGVPFAITFDKAGRMLVAEAEKSTVSTYKVLADGRLKVVQKPLANGQNTLCWLERAGDFFYGGNTGNSTVTGYRTNQHGRLALTNEVGIATPPSAMSQGVIDLAVTQDEKFLYVQNGTSGTIDGFRIGRNGSLTKVTTATGLPPFAESGMEGITAV